In one Prosthecochloris aestuarii DSM 271 genomic region, the following are encoded:
- a CDS encoding TrbG/VirB9 family P-type conjugative transfer protein, translating into MGQNAVALEGNGFKSCCESQTHASIEAMHYDYVPDEVFEICTVPGKMVDVVLEPGEKVLGVPLAGEEKHWKIRVVSGTSGLMTQQHVFIRSEKPGCRGALLINTDRRIYHINLCCTEESWMESVKWNYMRERDMQRLVHE; encoded by the coding sequence ATGGGGCAAAACGCAGTTGCGTTAGAAGGCAATGGATTTAAGAGCTGCTGTGAGAGTCAGACTCACGCTTCGATTGAGGCCATGCATTACGATTATGTGCCTGATGAGGTTTTTGAGATCTGCACGGTGCCCGGAAAGATGGTTGATGTTGTGCTTGAGCCAGGGGAAAAGGTGCTTGGTGTCCCTTTGGCCGGTGAAGAGAAACATTGGAAAATCCGGGTGGTTTCCGGGACCTCAGGTCTTATGACGCAGCAGCATGTGTTTATCAGATCAGAGAAGCCCGGATGCAGGGGGGCTTTGCTGATCAATACAGACCGTCGCATCTATCATATCAATCTCTGCTGTACTGAGGAGTCATGGATGGAGAGCGTTAAATGGAATTATATGAGAGAGCGTGATATGCAACGTCTGGTTCACGAATGA
- the meaB gene encoding methylmalonyl Co-A mutase-associated GTPase MeaB yields the protein MAHHPRSFGRINDIDTLEFVREITSGNRSALSRAITLIESSRPDHQKKAHEILDHCLQHRTSSLRIGITGPPGVGKSTLIESLGLEILNNPDNRLAVLTIDPSSQQSGGSILGDKARMEQLSGKKEVYIRPSPSSGHLGGTSPKTHEVIMLAEAAGFNIIIVETVGVGQSEITIESMVDYILLLLLPGSGDELQGIKRGIMEIADSVAITKSDEADRAIMVRSESSCQAAIRLLPKKYSCWTPEVILSSAVTGQGIEEIWKNIQDFTTVLTAKGLFEQHRKKQLNKLFTALVDEQLRIAFYDHPEIEFSLQELAAKVEKNLISPFSGAQLLVKKFLSPPIQ from the coding sequence ATGGCGCACCATCCACGTTCATTTGGCAGGATTAACGACATAGATACCCTTGAATTCGTTCGGGAAATCACAAGCGGTAACCGCAGCGCGCTCAGCAGGGCTATTACGCTCATTGAATCCAGCAGGCCTGACCACCAGAAAAAAGCGCATGAGATTCTTGACCACTGCCTGCAACATAGAACAAGCTCATTGCGCATAGGTATTACCGGACCTCCCGGTGTTGGAAAAAGTACGCTCATTGAATCACTGGGCCTTGAAATCCTCAACAATCCAGACAACCGTCTGGCCGTGCTGACCATTGATCCCAGCAGCCAGCAGTCAGGGGGAAGTATTCTTGGCGATAAAGCAAGAATGGAACAACTTTCCGGAAAAAAAGAGGTCTATATACGTCCCTCCCCTTCATCTGGACATCTTGGCGGCACATCGCCGAAAACCCATGAAGTCATCATGCTTGCAGAAGCCGCGGGGTTCAATATCATCATCGTAGAAACCGTCGGGGTGGGGCAATCAGAAATCACCATAGAATCAATGGTGGACTACATCCTTCTGCTCCTGCTCCCCGGCTCGGGAGATGAGCTCCAGGGCATCAAGCGAGGTATCATGGAAATCGCCGATAGCGTTGCGATCACCAAAAGCGATGAAGCAGACCGCGCTATCATGGTACGGTCGGAATCATCATGTCAAGCAGCAATCAGACTGCTGCCTAAAAAATACTCCTGCTGGACTCCGGAAGTTATCCTCTCTTCAGCAGTCACGGGTCAGGGAATTGAAGAGATCTGGAAAAACATACAGGACTTTACAACAGTACTGACAGCAAAAGGACTTTTTGAACAGCACAGAAAAAAACAGCTCAACAAACTCTTTACCGCATTGGTCGATGAACAGCTGAGAATAGCGTTTTACGACCATCCTGAAATAGAATTCTCCCTGCAGGAACTGGCCGCCAAAGTAGAGAAAAATCTCATCAGCCCCTTCAGCGGCGCGCAACTCCTCGTCAAGAAGTTTCTCTCTCCTCCTATTCAATAA
- a CDS encoding NfeD family protein has translation MFVIKKISVFIFTVFVLFLSVTVTHKDVHGDNGQSVLYTISLQGSINPGSADFFDRAVSLAIADSAHAVLVELDTPGGLVTSLRQMVRRIMASSVPVIVYVAPRGAQAASAGALLTLASHVAAMSPGTEIGAAHPVGLGGGESEKSGVMSQKAVNDLAAFARSLAEERGRSPVWAEKAVRESIASTANEAFEAGVIDVVADDRTTLFKALEGRVVQTADRSVTLSLVSAELRELSPTFQEQVLMKLADPNLAYIFIMVGLVGLYFELANPGAIFPGVAGAISLLLGLFALQALPVNIVGLLLLALSVIFLGLEVFVTSGGVLAISGLISLLVGSLMLFNTPETGVSLSLFVFLPVFIGVSIITLTIVWLVARSAMGAPLSGSEQLSGTEGRVVRAIGPGVTGKVFVHGELWDAESAESLPENAPVTVSGLKGMVLQVISKKESV, from the coding sequence ATGTTTGTTATCAAAAAAATAAGCGTTTTTATTTTCACCGTCTTCGTTCTCTTTTTGTCTGTTACAGTAACGCATAAAGATGTTCATGGAGATAATGGTCAAAGTGTGCTCTATACTATCTCTTTGCAGGGGAGTATTAACCCCGGCAGTGCCGATTTTTTTGATCGGGCAGTTTCGCTTGCAATAGCCGATAGTGCACACGCTGTTCTGGTCGAACTCGATACTCCGGGAGGATTGGTTACCTCTTTGCGACAGATGGTTCGGCGAATCATGGCTTCATCGGTACCGGTTATTGTTTATGTCGCTCCCCGTGGGGCTCAGGCGGCATCTGCAGGGGCTCTTCTGACCCTTGCCTCCCATGTCGCGGCTATGTCTCCCGGTACCGAGATAGGAGCGGCACATCCTGTGGGTCTGGGTGGCGGAGAGAGCGAGAAGAGCGGTGTGATGAGCCAAAAAGCAGTGAACGATCTTGCAGCATTTGCCCGAAGTCTTGCCGAAGAGCGGGGCAGAAGCCCGGTTTGGGCTGAAAAGGCGGTAAGGGAAAGCATAGCTTCAACGGCAAATGAGGCTTTTGAGGCTGGAGTTATCGATGTTGTTGCCGATGATCGCACGACTCTGTTTAAAGCCCTTGAAGGACGTGTCGTTCAGACTGCTGACCGCTCAGTTACCTTGTCGCTTGTATCGGCTGAACTTCGTGAGCTTTCGCCAACGTTTCAGGAGCAGGTGCTGATGAAGCTTGCTGATCCTAACCTTGCTTATATATTTATTATGGTCGGGCTTGTAGGACTGTATTTCGAACTTGCTAACCCGGGCGCAATTTTTCCCGGAGTTGCCGGGGCGATTTCGCTGCTGCTTGGTTTGTTCGCGCTTCAGGCCTTACCGGTCAATATTGTCGGATTGCTTCTTCTGGCGCTGTCGGTTATTTTCCTTGGGCTTGAGGTTTTCGTGACCAGTGGGGGGGTGCTTGCGATTTCCGGTCTGATCTCTCTGCTTGTCGGTTCACTGATGCTCTTCAACACGCCAGAGACCGGTGTTTCCTTGTCTCTTTTTGTTTTTCTGCCGGTTTTTATAGGTGTTTCTATTATAACCCTTACGATCGTCTGGCTGGTTGCCCGTTCAGCGATGGGCGCTCCTCTTTCCGGTTCAGAACAGCTTTCCGGTACTGAGGGGAGGGTTGTGCGTGCGATAGGTCCAGGGGTGACGGGCAAGGTGTTTGTCCACGGTGAACTCTGGGACGCTGAAAGCGCTGAATCGTTACCGGAAAACGCTCCTGTGACAGTCAGCGGTCTGAAAGGAATGGTTTTGCAGGTAATTTCAAAAAAGGAGAGTGTCTAA
- the mce gene encoding methylmalonyl-CoA epimerase codes for MISNIDHIAIAVNDLDSAIQQFSALTGIDPESVHIEQVPSEKVRVAFIALGSSKIELLEPLDRSGPIATFLEKRGEGLHHIALETANLDKELERTQKENLHPLSSPSTGAGKKKIVFFNPKDTSRVLIEFVQKM; via the coding sequence ATGATTTCCAACATCGACCATATCGCCATAGCGGTCAATGATCTCGACAGTGCTATCCAGCAATTTAGCGCACTGACAGGAATAGATCCGGAATCGGTTCACATTGAGCAAGTCCCGTCGGAAAAAGTCAGGGTAGCCTTTATTGCTCTGGGATCATCTAAAATCGAACTCCTCGAGCCACTCGACAGATCAGGGCCGATCGCGACATTTCTTGAAAAACGAGGAGAGGGCCTGCACCACATAGCTCTGGAAACAGCAAACCTTGACAAAGAGCTCGAAAGAACCCAGAAGGAAAACCTGCACCCCCTTTCATCTCCATCTACGGGTGCAGGGAAGAAAAAAATTGTATTTTTCAACCCGAAAGACACAAGCAGGGTTCTTATAGAATTTGTCCAGAAGATGTAA
- the scpA gene encoding methylmalonyl-CoA mutase: MKIYREALTTRAVIPSNTTSIESSEQNENQPSTLRCGQQEWLTPEGIAIRNCYRANDSDNSEQLGFAPGLPPFNAGPYCSMYTVRPWTIRQYAGFSTAEKSNEFYRQNLAAGQKGLSVAFDLPTHRGYDSDHPRVVGDVGKAGVAIDSVEDMKILFDGIPLDTMSVSMTMNGAVLPIMAFYIVAAEEQGVRPEQLSGTIQNDILKEFMVRNTYIYPPAPSMRIIADIFGYTSKMMPKFNSISISGYHMQEAGATADLELAYTLADGLEYIRTGLNAGLAIDDFAPRLSFFWGIGMNFFMEIAKLRAARMLWAKIVKRFNPKNPKSLMLRSHCQTSGWSLTEQDPFNNITRTCIEALAAVQGHTQSLHTNALDEAIALPSVFSARIARNTQLYLQEETDITRAIDPWGGSYYVESLTTELALKAWTIIEEIETMGGMVKAIEQGWPKMHIEKAATAKQARIDTGEDIIVGINRYTPQNQTELDTLEIDNTEVLHQQLAKLEKVKKERDQQKTDKAIEALRNAAKNGTGNLLELALDAARSRATLGEISSALEDAFGRYRSSVQLNANVYLAHMHDNTAFKQAQDLADTFARHEGRRPRILVAKIGQDGHDRGAKVIAAGFADIGFDVDISPLFQTPEEVVRQALDNDVHIIGVSSLAGGHKTLIPSVVKDLEKAGRRDIVVIAGGVIPHKDYEALYKAGIAKVFGPGTIIAEAACDILETMIAGLEA; the protein is encoded by the coding sequence ATGAAAATTTACCGCGAAGCGCTTACAACGAGAGCTGTCATTCCATCCAATACCACCTCCATCGAGTCGTCAGAACAAAACGAAAATCAACCATCGACACTACGCTGCGGACAACAGGAATGGTTGACACCTGAAGGCATTGCGATCAGAAACTGCTATAGAGCCAACGATAGCGACAACAGTGAACAACTCGGGTTCGCCCCGGGATTGCCGCCCTTCAACGCCGGGCCATACTGCTCGATGTATACCGTCAGGCCCTGGACCATCCGACAGTACGCCGGCTTCTCTACCGCTGAAAAATCAAACGAATTTTACCGCCAGAACCTCGCCGCAGGACAAAAAGGGCTCTCGGTAGCCTTTGACCTGCCTACCCATAGAGGTTATGATTCCGATCATCCGAGAGTTGTCGGCGATGTAGGCAAAGCCGGTGTAGCTATCGACAGCGTCGAGGACATGAAAATTCTCTTTGACGGCATACCGCTTGACACCATGTCTGTTTCAATGACCATGAACGGAGCCGTTCTGCCGATCATGGCGTTCTACATCGTTGCAGCAGAAGAACAGGGCGTCCGGCCTGAACAGCTCAGCGGTACTATTCAGAACGATATTCTCAAAGAGTTCATGGTGCGCAACACCTATATCTATCCTCCCGCACCATCGATGAGAATCATTGCAGACATCTTCGGCTACACGTCGAAGATGATGCCGAAATTCAACTCGATCAGCATATCGGGCTACCATATGCAGGAAGCGGGTGCCACAGCTGACCTTGAACTGGCCTACACCCTTGCAGACGGTCTTGAGTATATCCGTACCGGCCTTAACGCAGGACTTGCCATTGATGACTTCGCTCCGCGCCTCTCGTTCTTCTGGGGTATCGGCATGAACTTCTTCATGGAAATCGCCAAACTCCGTGCAGCCAGAATGCTTTGGGCAAAAATCGTCAAGAGGTTCAATCCGAAAAACCCTAAATCACTCATGCTGCGTTCGCACTGCCAGACATCCGGATGGAGTCTGACGGAGCAGGACCCCTTCAACAATATCACCCGAACCTGCATTGAAGCACTTGCCGCAGTCCAGGGCCATACCCAGTCGCTGCACACCAACGCCCTCGACGAAGCCATTGCCCTGCCCTCCGTCTTTTCCGCCCGAATCGCACGCAACACCCAGCTCTACCTTCAGGAAGAAACCGACATCACTCGCGCTATCGACCCCTGGGGCGGTTCATACTATGTTGAATCACTCACTACCGAACTGGCTCTAAAAGCTTGGACAATCATTGAAGAGATCGAAACGATGGGCGGTATGGTGAAAGCTATCGAACAGGGCTGGCCAAAAATGCACATCGAAAAAGCCGCAACCGCCAAGCAAGCACGTATCGATACCGGTGAAGATATCATTGTCGGCATTAACCGCTACACCCCGCAAAACCAGACAGAACTCGACACTCTCGAGATAGATAATACGGAGGTTCTTCATCAGCAGCTTGCAAAGCTGGAAAAAGTCAAAAAAGAGCGCGACCAGCAAAAAACCGATAAAGCCATCGAAGCATTGCGCAACGCCGCAAAAAACGGCACAGGCAACCTGCTGGAACTCGCCCTGGATGCAGCACGCTCAAGAGCAACGCTCGGAGAAATCTCCAGCGCTCTGGAGGATGCCTTCGGACGTTACCGATCCAGCGTCCAGCTCAACGCAAATGTCTACCTTGCACACATGCATGACAACACAGCATTTAAACAGGCACAGGATCTTGCCGATACATTCGCCAGGCATGAAGGGCGCAGGCCAAGAATTCTCGTCGCCAAAATCGGTCAGGACGGCCACGACCGGGGCGCGAAGGTTATTGCTGCAGGCTTTGCCGATATCGGGTTCGATGTCGATATAAGCCCCCTTTTCCAGACCCCTGAAGAAGTTGTTCGCCAGGCCCTCGACAACGACGTTCACATCATCGGAGTATCGAGCCTGGCCGGAGGCCATAAAACCCTGATACCCTCAGTCGTCAAAGACCTTGAAAAAGCAGGACGCCGCGATATTGTGGTTATCGCCGGAGGAGTCATTCCCCACAAGGATTACGAAGCGCTCTATAAAGCCGGCATCGCCAAAGTGTTCGGTCCGGGAACCATCATCGCCGAAGCAGCCTGCGACATTCTCGAAACGATGATTGCAGGATTAGAAGCATAA
- a CDS encoding universal stress protein: MIKILKILCPVDFSDASKKSIRYAHEFARGMGASLYLLNVVEPRPMAVDMSLSYVPLEEDLEKAAREDLELIVAAEREKGIVVEADVEIGTPSEIILEKAAELDVNLIILGSHGKTGLSRLLMGSVAESVVRKAQCPVLIVKAEETDFIE, from the coding sequence ATGATCAAAATCCTTAAAATTCTTTGCCCTGTCGATTTTTCCGATGCATCGAAAAAGTCGATTCGTTACGCTCATGAGTTTGCCAGGGGCATGGGTGCGAGTCTGTATCTTCTCAATGTGGTCGAGCCCAGGCCGATGGCTGTCGACATGTCGCTTTCTTATGTGCCGTTAGAGGAGGATCTTGAAAAGGCTGCAAGAGAGGATCTCGAGCTGATTGTGGCAGCCGAGCGCGAAAAGGGAATCGTTGTCGAGGCTGATGTTGAAATCGGGACACCGTCGGAAATTATTCTCGAAAAAGCTGCCGAGCTTGATGTCAATCTTATCATTCTCGGTTCTCACGGAAAAACCGGTTTAAGCCGTCTCCTTATGGGCAGCGTCGCCGAGTCTGTTGTGAGGAAAGCTCAATGCCCTGTGTTGATTGTCAAGGCGGAAGAGACTGATTTTATTGAATAG
- a CDS encoding carboxyl transferase domain-containing protein — MKHFYLPFEKKQDFDYSAAAIEKLSEYEKYQLSFHPERPKYLDYLQVFKNVEPCFESNLHGSNLIQTHRAVLDTASGPVKVMLVGQQSSPTSNFEQLQQLMRKNGTAEQWNQGMPTPASYERALKAIKLAEKEARLIITMIDTPGADPTEEAESGGIAWKIGHCMQALAEASVPTISVIMNRGCSGGAIALTGCDIVLAMEYSTYLVISPEACSSILFRTRDKANLAAEISQITSKEALHHKIIDAIIAEPDGPAHRFPQSAIASLRASLCNHIEQLSAIPQEEVFDARVQRWKQIGRWDRITEEEIASFEQHRSRRIARPEGNMFVQRHKGCRGSDGKRIYDPVLYSALIDDNYVCKDCGYRYTRLSAYDYIDIVLDQGSFREHEATRHLVDLDILGFPGYSQKILEERKKTGIASALLTGDGTVGGKPVVICVTDFGFLGGSFCMSTGEKIWQASQIALDRKCPIIIQAAGGGARMHEGCSSMVSIPKIHVALSRVEKAGIPVLTIITDPTLGGVAIGFGSRGIQLFEHKAGNIGFSGKRVIEQYTGKKTSHDFQTTTWLQEKGYANHIVNPMSMHMDIEAIINDFYRN; from the coding sequence GTGAAGCATTTTTATCTGCCTTTTGAAAAAAAACAGGATTTCGATTATTCGGCAGCCGCTATCGAAAAGTTGAGCGAATATGAAAAATATCAGCTCTCGTTCCATCCCGAACGACCGAAATACCTCGATTATCTTCAGGTTTTCAAAAACGTTGAGCCCTGCTTTGAAAGCAACCTCCATGGCTCAAACCTGATCCAGACGCACCGTGCAGTTCTTGACACTGCGTCCGGGCCAGTCAAGGTCATGCTTGTGGGTCAGCAATCCTCACCGACCTCGAACTTTGAGCAACTCCAGCAGTTGATGCGCAAGAACGGCACCGCAGAACAATGGAACCAGGGCATGCCGACGCCAGCATCATATGAACGCGCGCTCAAGGCAATAAAGCTTGCAGAAAAGGAAGCACGCCTGATTATCACCATGATCGACACCCCTGGCGCTGACCCGACCGAAGAAGCGGAATCAGGAGGTATAGCATGGAAAATAGGTCATTGCATGCAGGCTCTTGCAGAAGCATCCGTCCCGACCATTTCGGTCATCATGAACCGCGGTTGCAGCGGAGGAGCGATCGCTCTGACCGGATGCGATATTGTTCTTGCTATGGAGTACTCGACCTATCTGGTCATCTCTCCCGAGGCATGCTCGTCAATTCTTTTCAGAACGAGAGACAAAGCAAACCTGGCAGCCGAAATCTCCCAGATAACCTCAAAAGAAGCGCTCCACCACAAGATCATCGACGCAATCATCGCTGAACCTGATGGACCTGCTCACCGTTTCCCTCAATCGGCTATTGCATCGTTGCGCGCATCACTCTGCAACCATATTGAGCAGCTGAGTGCGATACCGCAGGAGGAGGTGTTTGATGCCCGTGTTCAGCGTTGGAAACAGATAGGCAGATGGGACAGGATCACCGAAGAAGAGATCGCTTCTTTCGAACAACACCGATCCCGTCGGATTGCCAGGCCCGAAGGGAATATGTTCGTTCAACGCCATAAAGGATGCCGAGGCAGCGATGGAAAAAGGATCTACGACCCCGTTCTCTACTCTGCGCTTATAGACGACAATTATGTATGCAAAGATTGCGGCTACCGCTACACCCGGCTGTCGGCGTATGACTATATCGACATCGTGCTCGACCAGGGATCGTTCCGCGAACATGAGGCTACGCGCCACCTTGTCGATCTCGATATTCTCGGATTCCCGGGCTACAGCCAGAAAATCCTTGAGGAAAGAAAGAAAACCGGTATCGCATCTGCCCTTCTTACAGGAGACGGCACTGTCGGCGGTAAGCCTGTGGTTATATGCGTAACCGATTTCGGATTCCTCGGCGGTTCATTCTGTATGTCAACCGGTGAAAAAATCTGGCAGGCATCTCAGATAGCACTCGACAGGAAATGTCCAATCATTATTCAGGCAGCAGGAGGAGGTGCCCGCATGCATGAAGGGTGCTCCTCGATGGTCAGCATACCGAAAATTCATGTTGCGCTCTCCAGAGTTGAAAAAGCCGGTATCCCCGTCCTCACCATCATCACCGACCCGACCCTTGGCGGCGTCGCTATAGGCTTCGGTTCCAGAGGGATTCAACTGTTTGAACACAAAGCCGGAAACATTGGTTTTTCAGGTAAACGCGTCATCGAACAATACACGGGCAAAAAAACATCCCATGACTTTCAGACGACAACGTGGCTCCAGGAGAAAGGCTACGCCAATCACATCGTCAATCCCATGTCGATGCACATGGATATTGAAGCAATAATCAATGACTTCTATCGCAATTAA
- a CDS encoding propionyl-CoA synthetase produces the protein MSLSYDTLYTESIQNPEKFWAEAAEKLHWYKKWDKVLDSANPPFYRWFAGGKTNTCYNALDRHVDEGRGNDTAIIYDSPVTGVKERFTFREFRDKVALFAGALQSRGVRKGDRVIIYMPMIPEALIAMLACARIGAVHSVVFGGFASHELAVRIDDCKPKVIISASCGIERDKIIDYKRLLDFAIELAHFKPEMCIIRQREQLKAQLNEERDLTWKQTLLGAEPAPCIPVESSDPLYILYTSGTTGKPKGVVRDNGGHMVAMHWSMEHVYGIKPGETYWAASDVGWVVGHSYIVYAPLLNGNTTIIFEGKPVGTPDPGVFWRIIEEYGVSVFFTAPTAFRAIKKEDPKGHYIKKYDLSNFRTLFLAGERADPATVKWAEEHLQVPVIDHWWQTETGWAIAANCQGIEPGPIKYGSASKAVPGYNVKVINHEMEELGAGKMGDIVIEHPLPPGTMMTLWKADNHFIQSYMSTYPGYYQTSDAGYIDEDGYIYIMSRTDDIINIAGHRLSTGAIEAELSAHPDVAESAVIGVADDLKGEIPVGFLVLKSGVDTPHSQIIKHVIEYVRENIGPVASFKQAIIVERLPKTRSGKILRATMRKIANGQEYTMPATIDDPAILDEIREALQSVGYPK, from the coding sequence ATGTCTCTCTCCTACGATACACTCTACACGGAATCAATCCAGAACCCGGAAAAATTCTGGGCAGAAGCAGCAGAAAAGCTCCACTGGTACAAAAAGTGGGACAAAGTGCTCGACAGCGCCAATCCACCATTTTACCGCTGGTTTGCGGGAGGTAAAACCAACACCTGCTACAACGCACTTGATCGCCATGTCGATGAAGGTCGGGGCAACGACACCGCAATAATCTACGACAGCCCGGTAACCGGCGTCAAAGAACGTTTCACATTTCGTGAATTCCGCGACAAGGTAGCCCTTTTTGCAGGGGCATTGCAGTCAAGAGGTGTCCGCAAGGGCGACCGCGTCATCATCTACATGCCGATGATTCCTGAAGCGCTTATCGCCATGCTCGCCTGCGCAAGAATCGGAGCTGTTCATTCCGTTGTTTTCGGCGGTTTCGCGTCTCATGAACTGGCCGTCAGAATCGATGACTGCAAACCCAAAGTGATCATTTCGGCGTCATGCGGCATTGAACGCGACAAAATTATCGACTATAAACGTCTGCTGGATTTTGCCATCGAACTGGCACATTTCAAACCTGAGATGTGTATCATCCGGCAACGGGAACAGCTCAAGGCACAGCTTAATGAAGAACGTGACCTGACATGGAAACAAACGCTTCTGGGGGCGGAACCTGCTCCTTGCATACCCGTAGAATCTTCGGATCCCCTCTATATACTCTATACCTCCGGCACCACGGGCAAGCCCAAGGGAGTGGTTCGCGATAACGGCGGCCATATGGTAGCGATGCACTGGAGCATGGAGCATGTCTACGGCATAAAGCCGGGCGAAACCTACTGGGCTGCCAGTGATGTCGGCTGGGTAGTCGGGCACTCCTATATCGTTTATGCCCCCCTGCTCAACGGCAACACCACGATCATCTTTGAAGGCAAACCAGTCGGAACACCCGATCCCGGTGTCTTCTGGCGTATTATCGAGGAATACGGTGTTTCAGTCTTTTTCACCGCTCCAACCGCGTTCCGGGCCATAAAAAAAGAAGACCCCAAAGGGCACTATATCAAAAAATATGATCTGTCAAACTTCAGAACGCTGTTTCTTGCGGGCGAACGCGCAGATCCGGCAACCGTCAAATGGGCTGAAGAACACCTTCAGGTACCGGTTATCGACCACTGGTGGCAAACAGAAACCGGTTGGGCAATAGCCGCGAACTGCCAGGGCATAGAGCCCGGGCCTATCAAATACGGTTCAGCTTCAAAAGCTGTTCCCGGTTACAACGTCAAAGTGATCAATCATGAAATGGAAGAGCTTGGTGCTGGCAAAATGGGAGATATCGTCATCGAGCACCCGCTGCCTCCAGGAACGATGATGACCCTCTGGAAAGCTGACAACCACTTTATCCAGAGCTACATGTCCACGTATCCAGGATATTATCAAACCAGCGACGCTGGCTACATTGACGAAGATGGCTACATCTATATCATGTCGAGAACCGATGACATCATCAATATCGCCGGACACAGGCTCTCCACAGGAGCCATCGAAGCTGAACTCAGCGCCCATCCGGATGTCGCTGAAAGTGCAGTCATCGGCGTTGCAGATGACCTGAAAGGCGAAATTCCGGTAGGGTTCCTGGTCCTCAAATCAGGTGTCGACACCCCGCACAGCCAGATCATCAAGCATGTGATCGAATACGTACGCGAAAATATCGGTCCGGTCGCATCGTTCAAACAGGCCATCATTGTTGAACGGCTACCTAAAACGCGTTCAGGAAAAATCCTCAGAGCAACCATGCGCAAAATTGCTAACGGTCAGGAATACACCATGCCTGCGACCATCGATGATCCGGCAATTCTCGATGAGATCCGCGAGGCACTGCAATCTGTCGGCTACCCGAAGTAA
- a CDS encoding slipin family protein has protein sequence MFSLNLIPLLFLLVAFLASSVKILREYERAVVFRLGRIIGAKGPGIIILLPVIDKMVRIDMRTVTLDVPPQDIITKDNVTVKVSAVVYFRVIDSIKAIVDVEDFYFATSQLAQTTLRSTCGQGELDHLLSERDEINEQIQSILDKDTAPWGVKVSKVEIKEIDLPIEMQRAMAKQAEAERERRSKIINAEGEFQAAQRLSEAAEIISHNPGALQLRYLQTLQDIAGENNSTTIFPIPIDLFKPFIDNMKTDKS, from the coding sequence ATGTTCAGTCTTAACCTGATTCCGCTACTGTTTCTGCTTGTGGCGTTTCTGGCTTCCTCAGTCAAAATTCTCAGGGAGTACGAGCGTGCCGTGGTATTTCGCCTTGGAAGGATTATCGGAGCCAAAGGGCCGGGTATCATCATTCTTCTTCCCGTGATCGACAAGATGGTACGTATCGATATGCGAACGGTGACACTCGATGTGCCTCCGCAGGACATTATTACCAAGGATAATGTGACCGTGAAAGTCAGTGCTGTTGTGTATTTCAGGGTTATCGATTCGATCAAGGCGATTGTCGATGTCGAGGATTTTTATTTTGCGACTTCTCAGCTTGCTCAGACCACGCTTCGCAGTACGTGTGGTCAGGGTGAACTCGATCATCTGCTTTCCGAACGAGACGAGATCAACGAGCAGATTCAGAGTATTCTCGATAAAGATACCGCACCGTGGGGCGTCAAAGTCAGCAAGGTGGAGATCAAGGAGATCGACCTTCCGATAGAGATGCAGCGCGCAATGGCTAAACAGGCTGAAGCAGAAAGAGAGCGTCGATCGAAAATCATCAATGCCGAGGGTGAGTTTCAGGCCGCTCAGCGCCTGAGTGAGGCTGCTGAGATTATTTCCCATAATCCGGGAGCCCTTCAGTTGCGTTACCTGCAGACCCTGCAGGATATCGCCGGCGAGAATAATTCAACGACGATTTTCCCGATTCCTATTGATCTGTTCAAGCCGTTTATCGATAACATGAAAACAGACAAGTCATGA